Below is a window of Poecilia reticulata strain Guanapo linkage group LG8, Guppy_female_1.0+MT, whole genome shotgun sequence DNA.
CTGTTGGATAAAAACGATGAAACGGAGCAGCTTTGCTGTTCTCTGTTCAGCCTTACCATTGTCAACTGAAAGTATTGCTCTCTCTCGCACTCTTGYAGCCTTAGTGAACATTTCTCAACAAGCAATAGCTAGTGCaattttgaaaatgggccgattCTGGTAACGAGGTGATTTCTCCCTGCATCTCCRTGAAGTGTCTTGCACATTTCTATTTATGTATCTAGAAATGAAACGGCAacaagttgtattttttttttatatcgtTATTCTGCTTTCAAATCAGCGGTTTTTTCACCTGGTTCTGGTGTTTGCAACATTCCATAGTAATATTACTTCTTGTTACAGTCCAATTCTCCTCATTCGAATAAGACCTTTTYCTTGATGTACCCAAATTGGAGCATCATGTGCTCTCTGAAGCTCAAAATTTCTGCAGTGCTGTGCAGGTGAACCTCAGATGGAAGTAAAAACGACACATTTAGCAATGCCTTTGCAATTCAAAATTAAACACCTTCGTTCACTATGTGAAAGTAAAACTTTtagtagaaatgttttcttgtgtaAAGTAGAATGAWTGGTATGTGCTAGAAAAATGTGGAGTGACCCTGTCTGTGCCACTTGGTTTCATGTCTAAATCAATCATTAGTCTTGCTCTTGTGTGCACTTTTGTACTGAACTGGTGTCCCGTAAACCAAAAGCGTGAGTTTTGACAGGTCACAGAAGggcacaaaatgaaaaaatttgtGTGAAGTGGACAAGAAAACGGAAAAAgtagcagcagaaacagaaaataaaaaaaaatgaaagaaggaaCTAAAGTTCAGAAAGCTGAGCAGCTGTCAAAAATTAGGTGTTATTATTAGCAAGCTCGTCCGTACTGTGTTGTTACACTAGATTGGCCCTCCTTTCTTACCGATTTCTTTTTTGATGACTGCTGGCTCTGTCAGCGACAGAGATGCAGCTTTCTGAGCCACCCAAAGTGTGACTGCCTCCTGTGGTGCAACACACAGCAACACAGTGGCCGGAAACCAGTCAGCTCCTGTCCGTAGTGGTTAGGTCTGCATGTGGTTTCAAGGCAGCTACTGCTGCCATTTTAGCTTGGAACTGCCTGAGATTTTATGGAATGCGGGTACGGCACGCACAAAGCCTGAGATCGTTATGTCCTTGGGTGGAGAAGATGTAAAGAATGTACAAAATATTTCTCACGACTTACTCGAGATAAGGattcatgaaaaatgtttgctgccTTAAATGCCTTAATTGTCTTTCATGGACGAGGCTCGAtcctctgttgttgttttttctatttattacaGAACTAGAAAGCATTTACAGGGCATTTATGTGAAGCAATGTCATGGAAAactaaactggcatgttgtgtAATAAASGGAGAGCRCTGGCTATGCCTGTCAGCTCTGTTCATTACGGACTGCTGGGTGTCTCCACATCTGCAAAGATGTCAGAATGTCCTCTGTGTTTAGTTTGCTTGATTGTCCTCTGCTGGTTCATGTGGGTTCTGGAGAGGCACTGAATCACCCCAGAATAAAACGCCTTACACACTGAGCAGTCCGTGGTCTTGTGATTGAGTGGGAGGTCCTGGTTTTTTACAAAGTGCAGGAAGTTGGTCTTTCAAGGCTCAGTGCTAAGTTGTGGATGTGGGTGTTTTCCCTCTGTTGGATGTGAATCTTGAAGTCAAAACAATTCTTTTTGATTAAGTCATGGTGGTCACAAGAATGTGAGCCTCCAATCAGCTCTGGGAATGTAAACAATGTGGGGCACTATGAGGAATCTGAAATTAAGAAATGAAYAAAAAATAGCTTGAATATTATGcgctcctcctttttttttttttttccccctcaaactTACAACTAGATAACATTCTCCATCCGGGAAGAGCTAATCCTTCAGCCTGGATATTTGCCAACAATTGAGTTGTGCCCCCCCCTAAGGATATCTGCTGCTGAAGGACTTCCTGGCTCTAATATCAGATTTTTCTCAGACCGAGAGCAGCCTTGAATTCATCCTTCTCCCGgcttccatttttaatttttaacaggacaaaaaaaaaaaaaaaaagcaaggacAGCTCTCTTAGCCACACTCACATTTTGAGCAATGACTACGCCAACTGTTCCAGCTAAACTCCTCCTCAGACACGAGCTGCAGGCCAATGCCAGTTTTACGGCCATGTTGACTTTGGAAGATGacgagagaaaaagacagagacagactTCCAAGGCTTTTGGCTTTACTACTTGGAGAATGTCGCAGGGTTTACCTTGGGCTGTGACCAATGTTCCTAGTGGTCAGCAGACTTCTGGAAGGATGAAACAATAGCTKCTTGTTTATAGTTATGTTTCAGCAACCAGGTTTTCTGGCATGTTTCATAAAATCTTTTTCcagttattaaattttttattttttttttgcttctgtatGAAAACAGAGCTGCAATTTATGCGGTGGACATTGAGCAAATTCGATGCTTTTTGTGCTGTCAAGATTTTTTAGCTGGCTTCTTACTTAAAGTAATTAAATTCCAGTTAAATTTGCCTGGAGCAACATGGTGGCTGTTGTCCTAACAACAAGTCTGTTGAGGCTCAGATAATGGTGTCACATTTGCATTTCCCTAATGTTGGTACCCTGATGGATTTTAAAGATAAAGTATTTGATGCGTCTTTACCGGATtcacactgttgtttttttattcttcattctTCATCTTGTARCATTTAGCATTAGACTCTGCTGGTATGAGATTTTGACGCTATGATATTCTTTAGATAAATAagttcacagaaacaaaaatgtgtgacaTGATGTCTTTGATTGACTGCTACAAACAATATTGACTAATACAGGTGTAATGCTGGTACATCtatgagatttatttatgttatttttgatttatgtactttttcttaattaaaaaaaatggagaataaATCCCCACAAAATCTATCACTTTTTAAAtgccaatttttttgtttgtttgttttgctttttgcatatttatgacAAACTAATACAAGCTGATTAAGTAATCGGGTCTCTGCAAACCCTTGCAAAAATCCAACTGCTGATTGCTGCTTGTGTGGCCAAAGTATGAGCGTTCATTCTTCAGATGCACCTACTTGCCCCTGAGCCATATGTGAGAACACTGCATGGGTTTCTGGATAATTTTGctaaagaggggaaaaaatgcatgTAAGCGGTACCAAATGTGTATCCCGTAGGAAGGTGCAATACCACCACATCATCCACTACTATTGCCAAAAATAATTACCACAATGGTAGAATGTTTTCAGTCAAACCAGAGGAAACGTAATCAAAGGTACGGCAACAATTAAAGCACAAAAAGCCAGGCTTGTTTCCTAAGGTCGTGGCCGAACATTTGGAACACAGAGCCCGATTCCTTTGCGTCACAAAACTGAATCTTTCGTTTTATTTATGCACTTTGTGAAGTCTTTCATGTCGAGAACAGTGGATTAATGCGACTGCTGGTCTGGTATGTGCCATAACTAAGTGAGATTATACCACTGGAAGACAAAATTAGTGCCCATTTCTGCTCCCGGATCAACAATCAAATTCTGTCTCAAACAGAGCAGGTTGAGCCTCCTCTACTGTCAGATCTtcattgtatttaattaaataaatctttaaattaaactgcTTGATGGATGTTTTCCCTATTCACCAGACCGCCTTCCTAACCGTGGTGGTAGTTTTACACTTTGCTTCTGCCAGCTTCTGGAGAGAGATACCAGATWAGCAGAACAGAGCGCAAAGCCACTGAGGGTCATGCATCATTTAGGATAAAATTCTAATACCTGCGCCAGGTTAAGCATTCCAGTGACACCAGAAAAAGATTAACTTGCAGAATAGCTTAATCTttgctttgttcttttaattaCTTTGTTGCATTTAGAACTTTTCTTCTCCCAGAATATCGTAATAATAGACTTTGTACCgttatttttgttctgtaagCTTGAAATTGAATTTTGGTTGCAATAACTCTGACCGCGGTTTACTTTCACATGCTGCTTTTGACCCCTGCTGACCCGTGTGTGAGGTTTTCCTTCCGCCGCTGCTGAGAGTCACACACAAGACTTCCCATCATGACATGGACTAAAACAGAAGCCTGTGGTGCAGTGAAATGCCAATCTGAAACAGATGTGGATTCAAAATGCCAtggatgttcttttttttcctactttttccAAAGAGTAACAACGCAATAAGAGGGGGATTTTGTGTAGggagtgaaaaagaaaacactgttaCCATGGCTCTGTCAGTGTCCCAGTAATTAATAATCATTTAGGTTTTTCACATTCATTTGGTTTCAGCTCCGTAGCTGcgattttaaacatttgcaacaagtagaaggaaaaaaaaaggataattttGCAGGAATGTGTAAGCAACCTGAAATGCAAACCAGATCAGAATGAGAAAAATGCGAATGCAGGAAATGACAGGAAGAGGTGAGGCTGGATGGTGGGGTGGTAGAATTACAAAGCTGCAGCCGCTGGCAGACGGCCTGATGCTGAGGTTTGTTGTGCACCTTCTGTGGTCTTTGGGCCTCGTCATGGGAATGCGTACACTGTCATTAGGCTCTGATAGATGTGTGCTGAGCTGCTTTAAGCCACCAAAAGGGATTAAGATTGATGTGAAGTGAGAATTAAAGGATTATATTTAAGGCTGCAAGCTTCCTTCTccttcaacaaaaataaataatcattattatttttgtacttcccTATTAGGTTTTGAGGAAGTGGCAATCAACTATAGGATATCAGTTTGCTCACCGgtcagaggaaaaaatgtgaatattaaaaTGGAGCTTTCTGCTAGGGTCCTATATTTTAATAGTAATATTTCACTGTGAAATTAGTGTTTTTACTCACCTTTCCATTcgtcttgttttttgttttaatcccaATAGCTGGCAGGCCTGGAGCGGGATAGAAAACATGGCTGAACCACGGCGGGAAAGCACCAGCAGCCTGCAGAGGAAGAAACCTCCCTGGCTCCGACTGGACATTCCCACGGCTCAGATGTCACTAGACGAGCCTCCGACTTTTGTTCaggtgctctctctctctgtctctctgtctctctgtctctctgtctctctgtcttccTCTCGCTAAATGCCTCTCTCAGTATTTATCACCCTTGTCATTTGCTGTACGGCATGATTTGTGTTCGCACTTCTCTGATGTATCTTTTCCTTGTGTAGCCGGTGAGGCGGCAGGGGTTCCTGCGCAGTATCAGCATGCCGGTGGAGACTTCTCACCTCCAGTCTCCGCCGCGTGACATCTTTGACACCCGGCGGCCTGTATTACAACGCCAGTCATCCATTACTCAGACCATAAAGAGGTAGGAGAAGGCGATAAGATGGATCTAGACATATTTCGTCGTACCTCATTGGTATGAATACAAAGAAACAATATATGTGCCTTAATATTACGAAATCTTGCATGGATGTCTCGCAGAGCATTAGACTCCAGAGtatgtttttgctgtttatgtcattatcaaatgcaatatttatgaCCAAATGTTTATTATAAGATACAGTAGAGGTATTATCTCCCTTTTRCCCTGTAGACTtgtaaaactaaacttttaacttttcatgacttttgcagtttcttctttccctttttctaattttccaaAACACTTGGTGATTAACATCTTAATGCAATCTGACTTATAATATCTCACTAATACTGCAAACCTAAGCAATAAACATCTTGACCACACTTCTTGCTTTGCTCTCTTTGCATGAAGACGGCCATAGCACTCCCAAggtgcatttgtttgtttgtttttgtttttttttcctttgtcacttttatcttCTCTCCACCTTTCCTCTGTCCCCTCCTGCCACCTTGCCGTCACCTTCCCGCCCTGTCCTGGCTGGTCACAGCAGCAGGAGAGTGCACTTTGAGCGGATTAACACTGTCCCCGTTAAGGGGCAGCGGGCTGCCCGCCGCAGCGTCAGGAAACAYCACTCTCTCTCCAGAACTCTGCTCAGGTACGACGAGAACGGCCTCGCGCAGGCTTCACTGGGATGAATCTGTGTGCCGACGATGGGGGAAATGAGAGGGCGGactatttcctttttttttttcttttttttttttttaaagtcatgagATGTTGCATGCCYTCTTTGTAGAAAATCCCCATCACAAGAtggaattgtttttctttcaatcaGTCCGAGTTCCCTCttagtcagatttttttattttttattttaatgagtcATACAGTGAAACCAAAAGCTGTTCCTCTTCCTCTTACAGGAGCCGCAGTAATGACTCGTGCCAGTAGTTGGAATGGTCCCTAATTTCCCTACAGATAGGCTTCAGAAGAATCCACTCTGTTTTAGCTTTGCAACGATGGTTGTTGATGAACCAGAGCTTGATAACTGGCATGCCAACTCGTAACGGCCCCTTCAGCGTTTCTCTGTTAGATGAGGCCTGGCAGCGAAAACGTCTTATCGTTCGCAAAGAAAAGACGCTTTTCGACTGTTGCTCCCATAGAACTGAGGGTTAAACAATAGATAAAAGCTTGAGTGACGTAACATTTACTGTRCAGCTTGTAATCATTGAAGAGAGATGGCTAGCTCTGCCCTGCTTTCCTTTGAAGAATGTTTTAACTTCCACTTCCTGGCCTCGGGGGAGCAGCAACTTTCTTTGTTCTGGTGYTTATTAGGCCTCTGCAACAACAGAATGAATGTGCGTGTCTACTTTTAATGTGTGAATGTCCATAATGGAAAAATGYACTCCGATATTAGTTGTAAAAGCTAATTGGATTGGTGGCATTTAAGCATAGGAGTGTCTgtatttaatcacttttttttttttgttatccatATGCGTGGGCGTGAGAGAGTGCGTGTGTGTAGTTGTACAAGCAACATGTCTAGACTTGTTCCCTCTACTCTGCCCACTACTTGTACTATCCAGTACACCTTTTCTACACTCTGGGAAGTGTTATTTTCCTAGGGTGGTGTTGCATGTTCCTCCTGACCCACTTCCACATGCKTGAGGCTCCTACAAGGACCATCAGCAATTTGCTCTGAATGTCTCTGGCATGTGAGTTTGAAGATTTCGGCTGAAAAGCTTCTGCTTTCTGGTGTTAGGGGAACAGCAGACTGGTTTGGAGTTAGTAAAGACRGCGACGCCACACAGAAATGGCAGAGGAAAAGTCTTCGGCACTGCAGCCTCCGTTATGGGAAGCTAAAACCGCAGGTGATCCGGGAGATGGACCTGCCGAGCCAGGACAACATCTCCTTGACCAGCACTGAGACCCCACCTCCGCTCTACGTGCCGTCCTCGCAGCATGGAATGCAAAAGGtgaataaaattgtattttttttttttttttttttgtcgttttctaAAAGCTGCttcattaattaaatgaaaagtgAAGGACAGCTTTAGCAATTCTGTATTTTTGcatgatgattttctgtttgtttttaacctgtCAAAATTGCTCACATGTACAAAACATTACAAGAGAAAAGTCTCATTTTCAACTCTTACCTTTTCTGCAATTTATAACTCAGAaggtttttgttagtttgtgtttttttgatatttgacaGCTGTAACTTATTGAATGATTATTAGATGATTTTCAACCAGCTAAGAGTGGCAAAATGTATTCACATGAACAACATATCWTTGTAACAACATGATGTTTTACAACATATTGTAAAacatgtcaataaaaaaatatgatMATCTATTTCAGAGAAGAAAATTCTGGAATCACTCAatcattagcatttttaaaactaataacGTGCMGAAGTCTGCTCATTTAAATGAGtctgaacttttaaaaacctgcaCTTGCAGAACCTTCCAAGctgtttcacataaaatatgGACCCAACAAGAGAGCTGCCGTTTGAAATAATGctacaatttaaaacaaaaatgtggataaGAACATGTTCCTGACTCAGCGGagtattaaataataaaccCTAATCATGTTTTGAAATCACCTTTACCACATCTGGAGTCCTAAGAAGCAGTGATTTGCTACCATGTGATTGACtgatttgctgtttgtgttAATAAGCaggtgaacatgttttgtgatGACTGTGTCCTTTATCTAACCTGACCAGCGAGCCGTCCATGTCTCAGCCCAGTTAAAAAATTATGGTGGTAAAAAACAATGCAGGAAAAGAAATTACATGCTGATTTGTTAAGTGCtataataaaaatgatggaACCAGGCTGAagaatatgttgctttttttttattattaataaagtcTTCAAAGAATTCAAGCTGCATTCTTCAGAGAATGCATCTTGAAAAGCAATTAAATAGTTTGTGTCTTTTGGTCATYcctgcacattttattttcagtatttgtttgactccatttctttttttctttttttttttctctgtctcatCTGGAAAAAGAacccacatttttcttttcctgatgtaatattttgaaTCATACCTGTTACCgttattttctacaaaaaaaaaacaacaacaaaaaaacatgtgacTGAACAAACTCCATATTTTTACGTGTTCCATAaccaaagccttttttttttttttgcagatcgTGGACCCATTGGCACGTGGAAGAGCCTTTCGAATGGTGGAGGAGGTTGATGGCTACAGCGTGCCTCCGACCCCGATCACGCCCGGAGCCGCGTCACTTTGCTCCTTCACCAGCTCCCGCTCAGGTCTCAACCGGCTACCTCGAAGGCGCAAGAGGGAATCTGTGGCCAAGATGAGCTTCAGGGCTGCAGCTGCACTGGTCAAGGTGAAAGAGCAAACGGAGCAGGATGAAATCCAACCACTAGTTCGACTTTTCTTGTATTGCATTGATTCCGTTACGACTACAAATGCGCATGTTGAACTTTGTGTCTTCATCTTTTTAGGGGCGTTCGTTAAGAGAGAGCACTCTAAAACGGGCGCAGAGGCGAAGCTTCACTCCCGCCAGTTTCATGGAGGAAGACGTRGTCGACTTTCCCGATGAACTGGACACCTCCTTCTTTGCTAGAGTGAGCACAATTTGAATTCATTTCTATCCAACGCTGAATATTGATCTAATTCTAAARAAAATGTCATCTCTTCTTAAATTCTACGCCGTTTTCCACCTCCACGTTTGTTTTTAGGACATCCTGATGCACGAAGAGTTGTCCACATATGCAGACGAGGTCTTTGAGTCTCCGTCTGAGATGGCCATCACAGAGGCAGAGCCCGGCACCAAGAAGGATGAAATGGAGCTGACAGGCAGTGCCTTGGATAAGACTGAGCTTGAGAGAAGTCACCTCATGCTGTGAGTGAAGATGTCGTCAGCATAGTCGGCTTTAGYgattaatttttttattaaaaaaaacaaaaacgatcTGGCTCTAAAGCGGTTTTTCAGTAAGAACTAYGCGGGAACCgcaaatctgacaaaaatatatataacacgAAATACAGYTGTGTTCAGAATAACAGCTGGAAGACATCMCTTACTGCATGCTGATACGCAYGCTGCTGATTTTGAGTAATTGAAACCTTCAAAATAATAGCAGTTCTGATTAAAATGCATCACTGTGGAAATCTGAACAAAACGGGTCACTGTCAACACTGTTCAGAAGAATTTGGATTAAAAACTGGAGTAGTGATAATATTGAAGAGCTGACTGATGTTGACTAAGGCCTAATATTGCTTATTACTTTCTGAAGAGTAATAACAcattagataaatatttattcacagCTTGTCTTTATCACAGAATGTGCTCCGAACTATATGGATGTAAAAAATGCTATACAGATTTTCAACTTCATTCCTTTTTTGTTTAGACAAGCTGCTATTTTAAACTGTATCTagattgtgttttaataaagtaGTTTAATAggttattataataattaaatgCTAATGAATAAGAAGCAGATAAAGGCTTTAATTGTATTAATCCCTAATCCCatgtcactttcttttttttttaataatctcgTTTCCTCCCCATCCTCTCCTCCAGGCCTCTGGAACGAGGATGGCGTAAAGCCAAAGAAGGAACCCCAGGACCACCAAAGGTGCCCTTGCGTCAGGAGGTGGTGAGCGTTCACGGACAGCGGCGTGGACAGCGCATCGTCTTGCCGGTCAAGAAGCTTTTTGCTCGCGAAAAGAGGCCATACGGGCTGGGCATGGTGGGAAAGCTGACGAACCGCACCTACCGCAAACGCATCGACAGCTACGTGAAGAGGCAGATCGAGGATATGGACGACCACAGGTGGCAGCACCTCCGTCCCGCTTCTCTGCTGCTTCCYTCAGCGRGTGACGGTATCTGATAAACGCCAGCCTTTCTTAACGCACGCTCTGTGTCTCTTTCAGGCCTTTTTTCACATACTGGATCACCTTTGTTCATTTACTCATCACTATATTGGCTGTATGTATATATGGTATTGCACCAGTGGGCTTCTCTCAGCATGAAACTGTTGATTCTGTGAGTCCTACTCATGAcctcaataaacattttttactcgCAGAGTTTCACCCCAATACTGATCCCTGTTCTGTTTAATTAGGTTTTAAGAAACAAAGGTGTCTATGAAAATGTCAAGTTTGTACAGCAGGAGAACTTCTGGATCGGGCCTGGTTCTGTAGGTTWACCCTTCCTCCTTcctaatgtttttgttaaactgaCACGTTTCTGCATGCAGgtgttggatgttttatttatttgttttatcttYGTGTGATCCACGTTTAGGAATCCCTGATCCACTTAGGGGCCAAATATTCTCCATGCATGCGACAAGATGAGCAGGTGCACAATCTTATCAGGGAAAAGAAAGCTGTTGAACGCAACTCCGCGTGCTGCGTTCGGAACGATCGCTCYGGCTGYGTTCAGACTTCGGAGGAGGAATGCTCGGTccgtttaaaaaacattaaacctaTCCATCTGCTAAGAAACGCGGTGAATCGTTCTGATCTGATCCTCTGTKTTTGCTTCCRTGCAGAGTACTCTAGCTGTGTGGGTGAAGTGGCCGAATGATCCCGCTATTTTAAACAGCACCCCACAGTTCAAGGGTAAAGACAGGCAGTATGGCTCGGTGTGTCATCAGGATCCCAGGTAGGAAATTCAACAAGCCCTTGTTTCATAGCGACAGCGTGAGCTGATGKKAGATGAAGCATTTTACGCATCTGTTGTATACGATTTCTCTCTGACTGCAGGATATGTCTGGAGCCGGCCTCGGTGTCTCCACATGAATGGCCCGATGACATAACAAAGTGGCCTGTGAGTAATTTGAAGCCTCCGCCTCGACGTGATTTTGATCCTTATTACAATGAACCTTCACTTTTTAAAGTGGCACTTAATTCACATTGTCCTTTTTCTAACCTGACCAGCAAGCCGTCCATGTCTCAACCCAGTTAAAAAATTATGGTGGTAAAAAACTAWGCAGGAAAAGAAATTACATgctgatttaattaaatattttataattatttgcatcttaatattgtctttattcAGTTAAAGCTACGctactgatgaaaaaaaaaagtattttatttatttattttttgcaggaTTAAATTGTCCAAATTAATTGGAGACATTATTTCTCACAAtctaattaaactttttttattattatttctcttattACCATCAAGGTAATAAGTATATTTTGACGAAATGTGCTGCAGTCTCGTAGATTCGAATCCAAAGGAAAAGRAAATTATTACAAGAATTTGCTTCAATAAAACTCCCTAACCTTCTTAAAGGACACACTGTTTGAGACGTatacaaaccaaaataaaagtaacaagttttcattttgatgcattCATTGGAGAGGGAAAATCATTAAATCTTTGACCAGATGtgatcaaacaattttttttttttttactggacgTCCAGTTTGAAATAACCCAACTCATTTCTCAGTGGTCGtcctgttctgtttttgttagatttgCACCAGGTACAACACAGGGAATCATACCAACCTGCCTCACATAGACTGCACCATCACAGGCCGGCCCTGCTGCATCGGAACCAAAGGGAGGTGAGAAACATTCgggccgatcacacaaaccagggaaacttttttttaacctactGACCGCTGCGGTTTTGCTTCAAGGTGTGAAATCACATCCAGGGAATATTGTGACTTCATGAAGGGCTACTTCCACGAGGAGGCTACTCTTTGCTCGCAAGTAAGCAGCTGTGCACACCACGTGTTTCTTTTTGAATCACTGGGGGATTCAACTGAACATGCTGTCCTTTTTTCAGGTGCATTGCATGGATGATGTCTGTGGATTGTTGCCTTTCCTCAACCCAGAGATTCCAGATCAGTTTTATAGGCTCTGGCTTTCTCTTTTCCTGCATGCTGGGTGAGTCACACATGTTGGCACgatctttcaaaaatattccgGGATTTTCYTGGCGTGAAACGCTACCCAGGAATGGATTGAACCGRACTGTGTAAAAAAGCGCATTTCAAGCTTTTATGTMGTTTTTCTTACTGTTTRATCATCGCAGGGAGGTATYAAAKATTAAAATAGTTGTAAAATGTgcagaataaaatacaatgtCTTTCCTATCTTTGTTAAAGTGAAAGTAAGTGTTGCCCCRGCAGTgtattaaagacaaaaacaaattaaaatagctTGCAGCCACATGAAGCATATTATTGCACGTAATGTGTTCAAGGAGCTCAGCTCAGGCGTAAGCCGTTGCAGTttagttaaattaaaatcacaacagAATATCTGCATCTACCTGTTGTATAACATTTGTTCACACAATGTGGTGAGGAggaatttaattaaaagatgATAATCTGATTTCATATTCTGCACGAGGAAATTGACTCNNNNNNNNNNNNNNNNNNNNNNNNNNNNNNNNNNNNNNNNNNNNNNNNNNNNNNNNNNNNNNNNNNNNNNNNNNNNNNNNNNNNNNNNNNNNNNNNNNNNNNNNNNNNNNNNNNNNNNNNNNNNNNNNNNNNNNNNNNNNNNNNNNNNNNNNNNNNNNNNNNNNNNNNNNNNNNNNNNNNTTTTTTTGGTTGATTCACATAAAGCATGGCGTGATTGtgatggttttcaaaatgtttgacgaaaaacaaaaactccaactgattttcttccaggatttttctgcatttagcaTTTAGGTTAATCAAGTATCACTTGTCCCTGCTGMGtaaaaaacattcccacagcataaCACTGCCGCCATCCTGCTAGGTTTTCTCTTTGCATAAAGTTAGATGTTCGGTCCTATTTGAACCGAACATCTTCTT
It encodes the following:
- the rhbdf1a gene encoding inactive rhomboid protein 1 isoform X1, with the protein product MAEPRRESTSSLQRKKPPWLRLDIPTAQMSLDEPPTFVQPVRRQGFLRSISMPVETSHLQSPPRDIFDTRRPVLQRQSSITQTIKSSRRVHFERINTVPVKGQRAARRSVRKHHSLSRTLLRGTADWFGVSKDXDATQKWQRKSLRHCSLRYGKLKPQVIREMDLPSQDNISLTSTETPPPLYVPSSQHGMQKIVDPLARGRAFRMVEEVDGYSVPPTPITPGAASLCSFTSSRSGLNRLPRRRKRESVAKMSFRAAAALVKGRSLRESTLKRAQRRSFTPASFMEEDVVDFPDELDTSFFARDILMHEELSTYADEVFESPSEMAITEAEPGTKKDEMELTGSALDKTELERSHLMLPLERGWRKAKEGTPGPPKVPLRQEVVSVHGQRRGQRIVLPVKKLFAREKRPYGLGMVGKLTNRTYRKRIDSYVKRQIEDMDDHRPFFTYWITFVHLLITILAVCIYGIAPVGFSQHETVDSVLRNKGVYENVKFVQQENFWIGPGSESLIHLGAKYSPCMRQDEQVHNLIREKKAVERNSACCVRNDRSGCVQTSEEECSSTLAVWVKWPNDPAILNSTPQFKGKDRQYGSVCHQDPRICLEPASVSPHEWPDDITKWPICTRYNTGNHTNLPHIDCTITGRPCCIGTKGRCEITSREYCDFMKGYFHEEATLCSQVHCMDDVCGLLPFLNPEIPDQFYRLWLSLFLHAGILHCMVSVAFQMTILRDLEKLAGWLRISIIYILSGITGNLASAIFLPYRAEVGPAGSQFGILACLFVELFQSWQILAQPWRAFIKLLCVVLFLFAFGLLPWIDNFAHICGFISGFFLSFAFLPYISFGRMDLYRKRCQIIVFLLVFVGLFSGLVVLFYVYPIKCDWCELITCIPFTDKFCEKYDLNAHLH
- the rhbdf1a gene encoding inactive rhomboid protein 1 isoform X2, translating into MAEPRRESTSSLQRKKPPWLRLDIPTAQMSLDEPPTFVQPVRRQGFLRSISMPVETSHLQSPPRDIFDTRRPVLQRQSSITQTIKSRRVHFERINTVPVKGQRAARRSVRKHHSLSRTLLRGTADWFGVSKDXDATQKWQRKSLRHCSLRYGKLKPQVIREMDLPSQDNISLTSTETPPPLYVPSSQHGMQKIVDPLARGRAFRMVEEVDGYSVPPTPITPGAASLCSFTSSRSGLNRLPRRRKRESVAKMSFRAAAALVKGRSLRESTLKRAQRRSFTPASFMEEDVVDFPDELDTSFFARDILMHEELSTYADEVFESPSEMAITEAEPGTKKDEMELTGSALDKTELERSHLMLPLERGWRKAKEGTPGPPKVPLRQEVVSVHGQRRGQRIVLPVKKLFAREKRPYGLGMVGKLTNRTYRKRIDSYVKRQIEDMDDHRPFFTYWITFVHLLITILAVCIYGIAPVGFSQHETVDSVLRNKGVYENVKFVQQENFWIGPGSESLIHLGAKYSPCMRQDEQVHNLIREKKAVERNSACCVRNDRSGCVQTSEEECSSTLAVWVKWPNDPAILNSTPQFKGKDRQYGSVCHQDPRICLEPASVSPHEWPDDITKWPICTRYNTGNHTNLPHIDCTITGRPCCIGTKGRCEITSREYCDFMKGYFHEEATLCSQVHCMDDVCGLLPFLNPEIPDQFYRLWLSLFLHAGILHCMVSVAFQMTILRDLEKLAGWLRISIIYILSGITGNLASAIFLPYRAEVGPAGSQFGILACLFVELFQSWQILAQPWRAFIKLLCVVLFLFAFGLLPWIDNFAHICGFISGFFLSFAFLPYISFGRMDLYRKRCQIIVFLLVFVGLFSGLVVLFYVYPIKCDWCELITCIPFTDKFCEKYDLNAHLH